The Erpetoichthys calabaricus chromosome 16, fErpCal1.3, whole genome shotgun sequence sequence ATTATTTTGCATCAgttatttcagtttcattccTTTCTATAAGCAAGGGGTAGTGGTGCAATTTAGAATGGTTCCTAAACAGGATCCACTTGCTAAGTGTTACATTAAGAAACACCAAATAAATCTCAAGTCAAACTAGGAGGAACACATTTCCTTGTATAAACCTACCTGTAGTCAAACcaacaaattcacaaaatgaATGTACTACTGGCCCAAGACCtgtgtacatgtgacattgaGTTGTTGGAAAGGTATTTTGATCTAGCCGCCTGTCCATTTTCTAAAGTGGTGAAGAAAATGAATGGGAAGAACCAGTTGTCATTTATTTTGGAAAGTAGTAAGCAAACCCAATTGTGCAACTTAACCGACAAAGTCAGTAGAATAACAGGACCAGTGATTAAAACAGGCATTTAATAAGGAAAGTGACTGCATAAAAACGTGCAGATTTGGCAATCTACTTCCTAGGACAGAGTTCTGAGCtctaattttgtgattttttttagattATAAAGTCTACCACAATGCTAGAGAGTCTAACGTTACTGCCTTAACTGACTTGGACTTGTATTAACCAATTATCAACTTCATTTGATTAGATGATAAGCCTTTACCCTCATGTTCCTACGTGAATTATCGAAAACTGAAATTCATAGGAGTGAACTGGTacattagtattatttatttcacTAGCTTAGGTTTTCAAGATGAACAGTGagttaatgacaaaatataggAATAGGCATGGCCCGGGCAAAGAGTTACACAAGGCACCTCATCCAAACACATGAACGTTTTAACAGTGACTTTATTAAAGGTAACACACAGACACTCGTTCTTTGCCATTTGACCTTGTTGTTTCTTATATTTATCACTTCCAACTCTTTACCTAGATTAAACCAGATTAAATCTAGGGCAGATCAATGTGCTTTCTACAACAAGCTTACCTGTTTTAACTTTGTGTGTGCAGCCAGTGTGACCCATGTTGAAAGTGCAGCCCCTGGTAGCAAGTGAGTGCATAGCTCTATAAGCAACATTATTGGTGAAACCATTCATCCCACAGGCCTCTCCAAAGCAGGGTGACCCCATGGAGTTGCAGAAGGCAGGATGTGGGATAGGGATTCCTGAGGGTGTAGTGGCCGCAGACACCAGTAGTTTTGAACTCTGAACTCCTGCTGTGCACATTGGGACAGGGGAGATAGCAGAGGTTGGATAGGGCACCGGTCCATGTGTCACTGGGGGTGAAGATGTCCCCTGGTGGTCATAGTGGAGATAATAGCTTGAGTAGCATGGGTCCATACACAGGTAAGGAGATGTGCCAACTGATAAAGCAGAGTGTGTCAGAGGATGCTGGGGTAATAGAAACTCCTGTTTGAGGGGCGAAGTTCGGTCATCTGTTTCTTCAAAGGGCTGAGTGGAGAAGTTCTGATGCCTCAGTAGCAGTGCCAATCTATGACAGTACTCGACAGACTCCTCTGAGGCACAATGAAAAAATGGCTTTACCTCGGCCTCCGTCTGTTCCTGTTTGACAGGCTTCATAGAGTAACCAAGCAAACTTCTACAATGATAGCCCGAATGTGGGAAACTGTCCTGTCCAGAGAGGCCCTCCCACTCGGTTTTGAGAGAAAAGGCCTCTTTTTTACACTCCAGGCATTCATCTTGTAGCAGCTTCAGTTGAAGATGGTGGTTTTTTGGAGGCCGGATCTTGGGCCTCTTCTTTCCACATATTCCTTCACCTTTACCATCCTGTTTAAGTCTACGTTTGACCCCAGCTGATGCACCTGTAAGCTTCAGCAAGGCAGCGGCATTGAGTCCCGCCAGGCGCTTTGGAGCAGGTCCTTCAAGGTCAACACCTTTGAGGTCCTCCTTCTCCGTTCTGGAGCTGCTTGATTTcaaagtctttgttttcttactCAAAAAGGAGTCATCACTCACAAGTTGAGGCTTTCCTGAGGAGTCTTTAGCAGAGAGACAATCCTTGTGCAAGCGCTGCGTTCCCTTCCTGGAGAATCGTGGTTCTTTTTGGAAGTCTTCCCGCTCTAAAAGCAAGCTATTCACGGCCTCAGCATTTAAAGATGCCAGCCTTCGTTTCCTTGGTTCGGAGGCCAGGTGGAGCACAGGGGGAGCTCCTGACACGAAGTTGCCACCCAATTTCATTTTTCTCCACTTGCCAGAATCGCCACCTGAGTTTTGATCATGAAGGTCATCAGTCTGAAGATAATCAACATTCTGTTCCTTCAACTGGTCTCGTTCAACATCTCCAGAGTTTAGCCTAGTTAGCACCACGTGACATCGACGGGTGCCAACATCTGTCACACCACTACGCTTCCTCAACGAGTACGACTTTCGATCACCATCCTCTGTAGCACCGTTTGCAGATGGTCCCCTCTTGGCCATGCCTTCTTTAGGGCAATCTGGCCAGGCCCCGTCCACTGGTTCAGCATGTGGGCCACTGCCCACCTGGTCCTGCGATTCACTTGGATATCTGCTCAGAGAACTTTTCCGCCGGGCGTGGGTCATGACATGCTTCCTTGGAGAAtctgtgcaaagaaaaataaggaaaaattaataagtaaaatgGACATGTCTTTATTCTCAATGTGCACCTATATGCAAAAAGGCACACAAATACAAAGAAGGCACAATGAAATCCAGTACTGTACATCTACACAACAAATGAgatggcagaaaaaaatgaagatcaaaaagaaaagaaaatgactgaTGACTCAAATTCAGATATTCTGCTGGTTTTCCAGTGCTGTGAATTAGAATGGAAGAAATGCACACAGCATCTTATTAGTGTAATAATAGAAATTCATGATCCCACCAGATTTATCAGTAGATGCAAGTTGCAACTGGCACTACATTCTGTAGAGGAAGGGGCAAAAATAGGAATAATTCGTTGTAATTATACCTGACTTAGGTAAGGAGGACATATATTTGATGCAAGGGATTATCTAACAAAACATAAACTAATATAACCAAACGGACGTAAAAAATGACAAGTTATGGCTAAACAAAAGAGCTTCTCTTAGACATTACAAAAAGAACCTTGGGTTTTTGTTAAAAACCAAGGGTATCGATAATCAGATTTCTGATTAAttgctattttttgtttaaatgattcaatattgATTGTTAAGGTCTCAAGATTGATCTTGTGAATGTCTATCCTGTTCAATTAGTACATGTAGATTTTTGCCAAGTTTCGTTTTTGGCATCCAATCCAGTAGATGGCGCTAATGCtcctgttaaggctttctatggaaaaaacactttactatcttgcataaaatggtgtgtcctctTTTACTGACATCAGTGTCTTAGACACTTAAATCAGTTGTGTGGACTTACTATAGGTTCAAACAGTGCGTTGGCATATAACAtctggataaaagcaaagccatatgtaaTCTGTGCAACTCAAACGTTAATTATCATTGTATCACAA is a genomic window containing:
- the bahd1 gene encoding bromo adjacent homology domain-containing 1 protein, encoding MTHARRKSSLSRYPSESQDQVGSGPHAEPVDGAWPDCPKEGMAKRGPSANGATEDGDRKSYSLRKRSGVTDVGTRRCHVVLTRLNSGDVERDQLKEQNVDYLQTDDLHDQNSGGDSGKWRKMKLGGNFVSGAPPVLHLASEPRKRRLASLNAEAVNSLLLEREDFQKEPRFSRKGTQRLHKDCLSAKDSSGKPQLVSDDSFLSKKTKTLKSSSSRTEKEDLKGVDLEGPAPKRLAGLNAAALLKLTGASAGVKRRLKQDGKGEGICGKKRPKIRPPKNHHLQLKLLQDECLECKKEAFSLKTEWEGLSGQDSFPHSGYHCRSLLGYSMKPVKQEQTEAEVKPFFHCASEESVEYCHRLALLLRHQNFSTQPFEETDDRTSPLKQEFLLPQHPLTHSALSVGTSPYLCMDPCYSSYYLHYDHQGTSSPPVTHGPVPYPTSAISPVPMCTAGVQSSKLLVSAATTPSGIPIPHPAFCNSMGSPCFGEACGMNGFTNNVAYRAMHSLATRGCTFNMGHTGCTHKVKTEAYSTSLDERNPSIPVSPTLPLSGCPVPTVPPAAQSVPHLQTPLSDPSQPQIQLKVARECPQSAKPPSGSRSGVRSTTGCPHLSRNELVSGHTAVTGKQQRISRRRATNGWLPVGLPVEKEVFIVGADEPALRRCYEGVQRDGEIIHIRDTVLLRSGPRKKSLPYVAKISALWEDPKTGELMMSLFWYYRPEHTQGGRNPSMHCENEIFASRHQDENSVACIEDKCYVLTLSQYCRFCASVKRRGEGLPESANIVPPSPEYAIPVHRRVPGNIDPNLVFLCRHVYDFRYGRILKNLQ